The genomic interval GCTCCAAATCCGCCTAATCTTCCTTCTTCAAGAGCTTTTACTATAGCTTCTATATCTTGTAATTCTCCTCTTGCAGTATTGATTATAATAGCATCATTTTTCATTTTTGATATGAATTCTTCATTTATCATGTGATAATTTTGCCCTTTTATATATGGCATATGTACTGATATTACATCAGAAACTTTTAAAACTTCATCTAAAGGCATAAATTCAACTATTTCCTTAGCAGCATCACTTTGGAATACATCGTATGCTACAACCTTAGCTCCTAGTCCTTTAAATAATTTAGCAGTTGTTAATCCGATTCTACCTGCCCCTAATATTCCAACTGTACAGTTTCTTATTTCTTTACTAAACATAAATCCATCTACTACAAAGTTTTTATTGCTTGTTCTATTAGTAGTGTAAGCTGTATGTCTTAAAAGCATCATAGCTAAACTCACAGCTAATTCTCCTATAGCATTTGGTGAGTAACCTGGTACTCTAGCAACTTGTAATCCTAAATCCTTAGCAGCTTCTAAATCAACATGATCAAAGCCAACAGTTCTAGTTAAAACATATTTAAGCCCCTTACTCTTTAATAGTTCTAAGTTTTGTCTATCAGCCATACAGTTTCCTCTTACCATTATAGCCTCAGCCCCTATAGCTTCCTCTACATTTTCATGGTTTAAGTTTTTTTCAACTAAAGTTAAATCATATCCGAACTCTTCATTTAACTTATGGAAGTATGGTACCTCTGTTTCTCTAACTCCATAACATACTAATTTTATCATACGAAAAACCTCCTCTTTTCCCCATCTTTTTATTTTATTTAAATATCTATTTATCCTTTTAATTTAAATTTCTAATTAAATTTTTCATATTAAATATAAGTGAAATAATATTTGAATGAGTGCTTAGAATTTCATTTTTTATGGAATAGATTCAGCATTAAAAAGCGAAAACTGTTTGAAGCGAAGCAAGTTTTTGGGCTTTAGCTGAATCTATGGAATAAAGAATAGAAATTCTCCACGAAATTCAATAATTATTGAACTATATTTAATATGAAAAATATGTTTTTAGTTTTAAAAAGTTTGTTAGTTTTAAATGCTTATATTATTAAGCGAATAATCCTATGTTTTTGATTATTTGTAATATTACTATCCAGAATGGCATTGCTACTACGGCAACCACTGTTGATAGTAATGAACAGTTTGATGTTAATAAAGCTTCCTTATCAAAACTTATTGCGTAAGCTGCTGCCACTGTAGCAGTTGGAGTAGCTAACATGATAACTGTAGTAGCCATTCCTTCGAATGAAACTGGTAATATACCTGTTTTATTTAATACTACTAATAATCCTAAGTTTATAACTGGAACTAATATTATTTTTATTAAACTGTAAACCCAAGGTTCTTTTTGTCCTACTGCTTGCTTAAATGGTACTTCTGCTAAAGTAATACCTATAGCTAACCATGCAAGTGGTGAACATAATTTATCTAAGTATGTAAGTGGTTTATATAACCAAGGTAATGTTTGATCTATTCTTAAGAATGCATAACTCTTATCACCTATTTGAACTTGTGGTAACATACCTTGGAATAACCATATAAATAATCCTAAGAATGTAGCTATAATTACTGGGTTTAATAACATTTCTTTTAAATTTTTCTTTAAGTTTTCTTTGTCCATTTTTACACCTGACATTTTGATGTATCCATATGAATATAAGAAAACTCTATATGCTATGTTAAATATTGATGAGTACATAGCTCCAACTGAACCATAAACTGCTTTAACTATTGGAACTCCAAAGAAAGTTGTTGATCCAAATATAGTAAGTACTCTAAATACGTCTTGCTTGTCCCCTTTAACTCTTGCAAAGATAAACTTTGTTAATACAATTAATAATATGTAAATTACAAATCCCCATATTAGAATATTAATACCTTCATGTAATTCTTTTTGATTAATATCTTTCATGAATGAAGTAAATGCTAATGCTGGAATTGCAACTGTTAATACAACCTTAGTTAATATTTTAGATGCAGCCCCTGTTAATATAT from Clostridium perfringens carries:
- a CDS encoding 2-hydroxyacid dehydrogenase, with the translated sequence MIKLVCYGVRETEVPYFHKLNEEFGYDLTLVEKNLNHENVEEAIGAEAIMVRGNCMADRQNLELLKSKGLKYVLTRTVGFDHVDLEAAKDLGLQVARVPGYSPNAIGELAVSLAMMLLRHTAYTTNRTSNKNFVVDGFMFSKEIRNCTVGILGAGRIGLTTAKLFKGLGAKVVAYDVFQSDAAKEIVEFMPLDEVLKVSDVISVHMPYIKGQNYHMINEEFISKMKNDAIIINTARGELQDIEAIVKALEEGRLGGFGADVLEGESAVFFKNLEGQKLENESYEKLISLYPRALVTPHMGSYTDEALRNMIGISYENLKEYLEGNTCKNAIA
- a CDS encoding AEC family transporter, with amino-acid sequence MLEIIQKTLTDNAIIGAIFSSIAIIFLGFYIRKRNILTGAASKILTKVVLTVAIPALAFTSFMKDINQKELHEGINILIWGFVIYILLIVLTKFIFARVKGDKQDVFRVLTIFGSTTFFGVPIVKAVYGSVGAMYSSIFNIAYRVFLYSYGYIKMSGVKMDKENLKKNLKEMLLNPVIIATFLGLFIWLFQGMLPQVQIGDKSYAFLRIDQTLPWLYKPLTYLDKLCSPLAWLAIGITLAEVPFKQAVGQKEPWVYSLIKIILVPVINLGLLVVLNKTGILPVSFEGMATTVIMLATPTATVAAAYAISFDKEALLTSNCSLLSTVVAVVAMPFWIVILQIIKNIGLFA